A window from Heteronotia binoei isolate CCM8104 ecotype False Entrance Well chromosome 15, APGP_CSIRO_Hbin_v1, whole genome shotgun sequence encodes these proteins:
- the ATXN7L3 gene encoding ataxin-7-like protein 3 isoform X2 has product MKMEEMTLSGLDNTKLEAVAHDIYTDLVEDACLGLCFEVHRAVKCGYFFLDETDPDSMKDFEIVDQPGLDIFGQVYNQWKNKECVCPNCSRSIAASRFAPHLEKCLGMGRNSSRIANRRIASSNNMNKSESDQEDNDDINDNDWSYGSEKKAKKRKSDKNPNSPRRSKSMKHKNGELSGNLDPFKYNNSAGVNYETLGPEELRLLLTTECGVISEHTKKMCTRSLRCPQHTDEQRSSLPEPEGSMENDSFDVAESQALMNRLQWDGSSDISPSDSASSKASTNNSESRKTKKKKPHMSLVGGAPGMSSSKKKLKPKPLAPPTPSLYDDIN; this is encoded by the exons GCTGTGGCTCATGATATATATACTGACTTGGTTGAAGACGCCTGCCTCGGTTTGTGCTTCGAGGTACATCGGGCAGTCAAGTGTGGCTACTTCTTTCTGGACGAGACAGACCCTGACAGCATGAAGGACTTTG AAATTGTGGACCAGCCAGGGCTGGACATCTTCGGCCAGGTGTACAACCAGTGGAAGAACAAGGAATGCGTTTGCCCAAACTGCAGCCGAAGCATCGCTGCCTCGCGCTTCGCCCCACACTTGGAGAAGTGCCTCGGTATGGGCCGGAACAGCAGCCGCATTGCCAATCGCAG GATAGCCAGTAGCAACAACATGAACAAATCGGAGAGTGACCAGGAGGACAACGACGACATCAATGATAACGACTGGTCCTATGGATCTGAGAAGAAAG CCAAGAAGAGAAAATCTGATAAG AATCCCAACTCGCCCCGAAGATCCAAGTCTATGAAACATAAAAATG GGGAGCTGAGTGGGAACTTGGACCCGTTTAAG TACAACAACTCTGCTGGAGTGAACTATGAAACCCTGGGCCCCGAGGAGCTGCGCTTGTTGCTCACCACA GAATGTGGGGTGATCTCTGAACACACCAAGAAGATGTGCACACG GTCTCTGCGCTGCCCCCAACACACGGATGAACAACGGAG CTCACTTCCTGAGCCGGAAGGAAGTATGGAGAACGACAGTTTTGACGTGGCCGAGAGTCAAGCCCTCATGAACCGGCTGCAGTGGGATGGATCTTCGGACATCTCGCCCTCCGACTCCGCCTCATCGAAAGCGA gtacAAACAACTCAGAGTCCCGAAAAACCAAAAAGAAGAAGCCTCACATGAGCCTAGTGGGTGGTGCTCCCGGAATGAGCTCCAGTAAGAAGAAGCTGAAGCCCAAACCGCTCGCACCTCCGACCCCCAGCCTCTACGACGACATCAACTGA
- the ATXN7L3 gene encoding ataxin-7-like protein 3 isoform X1, whose product MKMEEMTLSGLDNTKLEAVAHDIYTDLVEDACLGLCFEVHRAVKCGYFFLDETDPDSMKDFEIVDQPGLDIFGQVYNQWKNKECVCPNCSRSIAASRFAPHLEKCLGMGRNSSRIANRRIASSNNMNKSESDQEDNDDINDNDWSYGSEKKAKKRKSDKNPNSPRRSKSMKHKNGELSGNLDPFKYNNSAGVNYETLGPEELRLLLTTECGVISEHTKKMCTRSLRCPQHTDEQRRSVRVYLLGPSASLPEPEGSMENDSFDVAESQALMNRLQWDGSSDISPSDSASSKASTNNSESRKTKKKKPHMSLVGGAPGMSSSKKKLKPKPLAPPTPSLYDDIN is encoded by the exons GCTGTGGCTCATGATATATATACTGACTTGGTTGAAGACGCCTGCCTCGGTTTGTGCTTCGAGGTACATCGGGCAGTCAAGTGTGGCTACTTCTTTCTGGACGAGACAGACCCTGACAGCATGAAGGACTTTG AAATTGTGGACCAGCCAGGGCTGGACATCTTCGGCCAGGTGTACAACCAGTGGAAGAACAAGGAATGCGTTTGCCCAAACTGCAGCCGAAGCATCGCTGCCTCGCGCTTCGCCCCACACTTGGAGAAGTGCCTCGGTATGGGCCGGAACAGCAGCCGCATTGCCAATCGCAG GATAGCCAGTAGCAACAACATGAACAAATCGGAGAGTGACCAGGAGGACAACGACGACATCAATGATAACGACTGGTCCTATGGATCTGAGAAGAAAG CCAAGAAGAGAAAATCTGATAAG AATCCCAACTCGCCCCGAAGATCCAAGTCTATGAAACATAAAAATG GGGAGCTGAGTGGGAACTTGGACCCGTTTAAG TACAACAACTCTGCTGGAGTGAACTATGAAACCCTGGGCCCCGAGGAGCTGCGCTTGTTGCTCACCACA GAATGTGGGGTGATCTCTGAACACACCAAGAAGATGTGCACACG GTCTCTGCGCTGCCCCCAACACACGGATGAACAACGGAGGTCAGTCAGGGTCTAcctcctgggaccttctgc CTCACTTCCTGAGCCGGAAGGAAGTATGGAGAACGACAGTTTTGACGTGGCCGAGAGTCAAGCCCTCATGAACCGGCTGCAGTGGGATGGATCTTCGGACATCTCGCCCTCCGACTCCGCCTCATCGAAAGCGA gtacAAACAACTCAGAGTCCCGAAAAACCAAAAAGAAGAAGCCTCACATGAGCCTAGTGGGTGGTGCTCCCGGAATGAGCTCCAGTAAGAAGAAGCTGAAGCCCAAACCGCTCGCACCTCCGACCCCCAGCCTCTACGACGACATCAACTGA